Part of the Methanobacterium aggregans genome, AGATTTTAAATAATAATTCAAAGACTTTAAATGCGTTTTAAAAAATATTTGAAGGTGAAATAAGGTTAATCCAGTGAAACACACCTTTCAGTGCCCTGTGATTTGTTACGGACATCTTTACATGGTGCGTTTAATTGGATTTACTTCTCAATTATGGTTTCATCTATTGCCATTCCAAAGTGCCTTGCATTTTTGTCAAGGTAAACCATGACCTTGTCACCTGTTTTAAGGTCTGCAACGGATATTGGTTTTCCATCTTCTCCAACAAGCCTTATTGTTTCTGCATTCTGAAGGATGGTTTTAAGTACTATTCCATCGTACTCTGCCTCAATAAGCATCAAAGGTCTTTTCTCGATTTTAACCCGTCCAACAACTGTTGTTTTGGTGTTTCCATCCTTATCAACTGTTAAAACCTCATCGCCTGTTTCTATTTCAGAGAGGTAGCGTGTTCTGTTACCTGGGGTCATGACATAGGCGTGTACAGGTCCTGCATTGACTCTGAATGGTCTTGATGCAACGTATTCACTTTCCAGTGATTCACTGTGTACAAGGAACATTCCCTTGGAGTAGGATCCAATGAGCATTCCTTCACCAGGGGTCATCATGGAGCATGTGTCAACACATACCCTGTCACCGGAACCAACAGGTTCAACCCGTGTTACAGTTGCAGGTTTCAGCTGGTAGCTCTCAGAGTCTATTTTTTCAATGAGTTCTGAAACCTTTTTTATCTGGGAGATATCTCTTGGACAGAGGAGTACTCCATCTGTACCGTATTCAAGTGTTTCAAGTGCCACCTTGGCTTCATCATAATCTGAAACTGCTGCTATGAGTTTCACATCTTCTTTTTGAAGGTCTGCTATGATATTTTCAAGAGGTATGACTGTCCAATCCTTTCCAAGGAGTATGAGGTAGTCTGCAGTTCTTCCCAGGTAAGATGCGAGTTCTTCATGTTTTTTACTTGTTATTTCCACGTATGCAGCTACTTTTTTCCCCTTTCTTTTAAGGCTTGATATTGCTGCAAGATCCTTTGATTCTGACAGGTCCGTGGGTATTATAAGGGTTCCATCACCCTCTCCATTCCTTCCAACAAGAACTATATCTGCGCCTTCAACATCAGAGATGATTGTAACGTTTCCAAGTTTTTGAATCTTTTCAACATCTGTGAAGTCAACGATGTGATCCGTGCCTGATTCCAGGGCCGTTGTTATTGCTTCCTTTTTCCTGTCCCAGTTTGTACCCTCAACCATTATCCATGCGAATTTCATGAGTTTAACCTTCCCTTGAGCTTAAAAAAAATGAACTCTGTTACCCATTTAATATTTTAAGGGCTTCATCAACATCTAAATTGTTGTGAACTATTCCTGCAATTGCCATTGTTGTTTTTTGTGGTGATCTGGCCTGGAATACATTTCTTCCAATTGCAACTCCTGCTCCACCAACATCAACTGAGTTTTTAACCATTTCAAGAAGTTCACGGTCTGTTTCAACCATTGGACCGCCTGCTATTACAACTGGAACTGGACATCCATCAATAACCTCTTTGAAGGTATCAGGGTCTCCTGTGTAGTTGGTTTTTATGATATCTGCACCGAGTTCTGCTCCGGCCCTTGCAGCGAGTTTAACAACCTCAACATCGTGTTCGTTTGTGATGTTCTGTCCGCGTGGGTACATCATGGCTATGAGGGGCATTCCCCAGTTGTCACATATCTCTGAAATGCTTCCAAGCTTCATGAGCATTTCAGGTTCTTTTTCTGATCCAATGTTCACATGAACTGATACTGCATCTGCACCTATTTTAAGGGCTTTTTCAACGGATGTTACAAGCACCTTGTTGTCAGGGTCAAGTCCCAGGGATGTACTTGCTGAAAGGTGTATTATAAGACCTATATCTCTTCCATATCCTCTGTGGCCGCATCCAACCATTCCTTTGTGCATGAGAACTGCGTTTGCTCCGCCGCTTGCAACTTCATCTATCGTGTCGGTCATGTCAATAATTCCAGGGATTGGGCCTACAGATACTCCGTGGTCCATTGGTACTATTACACATCTTCCTGTTTTTCTGTTCAGTATCCTTTCAATCCTGATTCTTTTACCTATCATGAAAACACTCCTATAAACACTCTTAGTTGATTTTTGAAGACCAAAGTTTGAATTCCTTCAACCTTGGTGGGATTCCATCATTTCCAGATGATTCCAGCCATCCCTCACGAGATTTTATCACCTCATCTGTTGAAGATGAATGAACGAAATCTAAAAGTCCTCTGTTTCTTATTATGGTATTTTTGGGTTTTAAAGTTGACGACCATATGAAAAAGACCTTGAAAACTGTGTCGGGATGGTATCCCCCTCCAAGATCCACGGATAAAAGGTCACACCGTCCAACTTCCCTGATTTTCTCAGCCACAGCTTCCAGTGTTTCATGGAGCCTGACATCGGCTTTGGTGAATTCAAGGTTTGGATTTTCTTTTTCAAGTGATTCCATTGGCTTGACTGCCTCTGGACTGTTGTCAAGGGCAAATATTTTTCCATCCTTGTTGAGTTTTGAGATGATCCTTGTGGAGTTACCAACGTGGCATCCAAGCTCCACAACCACATCATCTGCTTGTATAATATCTCTTAATACTTCCCTATAAACTTTGATATCGTAAACTATCTTTATCATACGAGGCCTCAAATCTTGTATAGTACCACCTTTTTGTTATAAAAGAATTTAAAAGGGCACTCTTTTGATTATGAGTTTCTTTTTTATGGTTCTAATCATTTACTAATGGGATTACCATTGCAATAAGTTAAATTACATTTATATCGGTTTTTATTAATTTATGCTTCAGCTTTAAATTATTTTTTATGAAAGTAACAACCATCTTTATATATTATTTCCATTTCAATTAGATTATCACAACGTTAATCAATGTGATAATAACATAAAATTTCAATTGTTTAATGACGTTTGTAAAGAAAAAAATCTATTGTACAGGCTAAAAGAAAAGTTTATTTACTACTTTGCTATAATTAAAATAATTACGTATTAATATAATGAATAAACATGATGAATTAGTATTTCATGTTTGTACTGATTTTTATATTCAATCTCAAAAAAAAATTAGATAAAATTTGGATAACTCATATAAGAGGTGATAGACATGCGTGATATGTTCAATGCAAAATCAGTTGCAGTGATAGGTGCATCGGAGACAAAGGGTAAAATCGGATACGATATTATGAAGTCCCTTTTGAATTACTACAAGGGAAAAATTGTCCCGGTGAATCCTAAAGGTGGTAAAATACACGGAATTCCCGCGTATACCTCCATAAAGGAACATGGTCCTGTAGATCTTGCAGTTATAACCATACCATCCCATATAATCCCAGCAACAGTTGAAGAATGTGGAGAAACTGGAATAAAAAATATCGTAGTGATCTCAGCCGGATTCAAAGAAGTTGATGAAGAGGGAGCCAGACTTGAGAACCAGCTGGTGGAGATATGCAAAAAATACGGTATAAAACTCGTTGGTCCTAACTGTTTGGGTATAATGAATACTTACAACGATATGAATGCATCTTTTTCTTCTGATATTGCTCATAAAGGTAAAATATCATTCATGACTCAGTCCGGAGCCATAATGGCTGCTATTCTTGATTATGCTGATAAAAAGAATATAGGATTTTCCAGAATCGTCAGTCTTGGAAACAAGGCAGTCATCAATGAAAACGATTGCATGAAGGACTTCATGGAAGATAAAAACACCAACGTTATAACAGCCTACCTTGAAGGTATCGTTGATGGTCCGGGTTTCATAGAAGCCAGTAAAAAAGCTTCAAAGAAAAAACCTGTTCTCGTTATAAAATCTGGAAGAACATCCAAGGGATCTGAAGCAGTTTCCTCCCATACAGGTACAATCGCTGGTTCTGACTCTGCATATGAAGCAGCATTCTCCCAGTGCGGAATCATACGTGTAAATTCCCTTGACGAGCTCATGGATTACAGTAGTGCCCTGGCATTATCCCCACTTCCAAAGGGAAATAGAATAGCCATACTCACAAATGCAGGTGGTCCTGCAATTATGACCACAGACGTTGCAATAAAAACTGGTCTTGAACTTGCTCAGCTCACCTGTGAGACCAGGCAAAAGTTGAAGGATGGATTACCTGAAACTGCAAGTGTTAAAAACCCAGTTGATGTACTGGGGGATGCAAGTCCAGAGAGATATGCATTTGCCCTTGACACTGTTTTAGAGGATCCCAACGTGGATGGAGTGATCTACCTGGTAACACCACAATCAGTTACCGATGCTGAGGGAATTGCCAACGTTGCAATTGAACACGCTCAGAAATCTGAAAAACCAATTCTGTGCAGTTTCTTTGGAGGAACCAGCTTTGAAGGTGCAGAAAAACTTCTAGCAGAAAAACAGATACCCAATTACCTGTACCCTAAACGGGCTGTAAAAAGCATGAAGAAACTCTACGATTACAGCATCATCAAGGATCAGGAATATCCTAAAGCTCAGGAATTCAACGTTGATAAGGTTGCAGTTAAAAACATAATTGAAGATGCTAAGGAAAAGGGTATGCACACCCTTGGTCTTGAATCATTTGATATACTGAAGGCCTATGGAATTCCAACAGTGGGCACTGCCATCACAACAACAGTTGAAGATACAGTAAAAGCTGCTGAGGAAATTGGATATCCCCTGGTTATGAAAATTGTTTCTCCACAGATCTCACATAAATCTGATGTTGGTGGAATCAAACTCAACCTCACGAGTGCAGAGGAAGTCAGGACAGCTTACGAGGATATGATGGAAAACATACCTAAGAAAGAACCTGAAGCCAACCTTGAAGGTGTTCAACTACAGCAAATGCTTTCAGGTGGTATGGAGGTTATCATAGGTATGGTTCAGGACCCTGCCTTCGGCCCAATGCTCATGTTCGGACTGGGCGGTATATACGTTGAAGTGTTGAAAGACGTTAAATTCGCAATTGCACCTGTAAATGAAATGGACGCCGAGGATATGATAAGTGGAATCAAAACTCATGAACTCCTTGAAGGTGCAAGGGGAGATAGTGCAAAGGATATTGAATCCATTCTGGACATAATACTAAGAATTTCACAGCTCGTCACAGACTTCCCAGAGATCAACGAATTTGAAATCAACCCATTGATGGTATTTGATGAAGGAAAAGGAGCATTAGCTGTTGATATGAGGTTGATGTTGAAAGAAGGCAAATCTAACGACCTTTTACAGCCTTCTGAGAGATCAATGAAATTGAAATCATCCCATTAAGGTCTTTGATATAAATTGGATCACTTATAGGGATTGATCTGGTATATTAATCCCCTTTAAATCCTTTTTTTTATCAACCTTCCAAATAGGATCATCCCACTATTTTTTTTGTCCCACTATTTTTTTTCAAACCTGCATTCTAATTTATAAATCTTTAAAGTGGATGTGCTTTATAGGTTAATATAGTTGAATCCATTAAAATGCTATTAAAAAAAGTTTTAATAATGATCCATCTCATGAATGGGTTTGGGAAGGCACACAATTTTCTATAATTGATTTAATAATATTATAAACTTAAATATCATGTCGAATAAAAAAATATTAATAAAAAAAATAGAAAATTAAGCTAATGAGCAATTTAATGTCACAATACGGGCTGAGGGAAAAATATGACAGAAGCTGAAAAGAAAGAGTTGGGAAATGAACTTGAAGAACTTCACAGGGAAAAAGAAGAGTTAGTAGAACAGATCCGTGAGCTTGACAGATTAAAGATTGAAAAACTGACAAAAGAAAATGAAGACCTAGAAAAAAGGGTTGAATGGCTGGATAAAGAAGCTAAAAAAGCTGAAAGGGAAAAGGATAACTTTTTAAGGCAAGTTAAAAATTCCAGGCACAGAAAATGGTTCAACAGCTTTAAAATGATAAGTCTTATTGGAATAATTGATCTTTTAATAATTCCAATTGTTGTTTTCCTTCTCGGACTTCACATGCAGTGGATATTCATAGGAATGGGCCTTGTAACCTTCTTTGGTATACTTCTCGTTGCAAACTACATGTCTGGAACTTCACCCTTCGACACAGGTGAAATACGCAAAGCACTTACAGGTGCATTCATAACAGTCTACTTAACCTTTGTGCCCATTGTAACCTTTGAAGGAGCAAAAATAACCGGAACATCTGCAAATACAGTTATAGCCAACTTCACATGGATCGTTGGGATCATAATCATATTCTACTTCGGATCAAGGACAGTTGAAGCCTACGTAAATGGTAAAGGTAAATAAAGAGGATAATACCAAAAATAAATTCAAAAAAAGTAGAAGAACTAAAATCTTCTAAACCTATTTTTTTATATTTCTTTTAAAAGGGATTCAGATTAAATGACAAAGACATTGTAAATGTCTAAAAAAAAATCTACTGAAACCTTGGAGGATTTCTAGTAAAAGAAATACTTTCCATAATGACCTGAAAAAAGTAGGAAACTGAGATCAGGTTGTTTCTTAAATTTCGCATGTTTTTTTTACATGTTTTCCAGCTTTGAACCTGCTTTTTTATAGATCTCATTCATCTGATCTTGCAGCACTATCACCTGCAAGGTAACCTGTTGAAAAGGCTTCCTGCAAATTGTAGCCACCTGTGGGTGCGCAAAGATCGATTATTTCACCTGCAAAATATATTCCCTGACATATATTTGATTCCATTGTTTGAGGGTTTATCTCTTTCTTTGAAACACCCCCACAAGTTACCATGGCCTTTTCAAGTGGTAAATGTCCTGTTATAGTCAAGGGCATGGATTTTAGGATGTTTAACATGGAATTTCTTTCATGCTTACTTATCTGGTTGAGGGTTTTATTTGGATCAAGATCTCCAAGTTCTAGAAATACAGGGATAAGGCGGTTGGGCATTAAAAACTTAAGGAAATTCTTCATGTAAGTTTTTCCATGTTTTTCAAATTCTTTTAAGAGTTCCTCTTCAA contains:
- a CDS encoding 3-dehydroquinate synthase II; its protein translation is MKFAWIMVEGTNWDRKKEAITTALESGTDHIVDFTDVEKIQKLGNVTIISDVEGADIVLVGRNGEGDGTLIIPTDLSESKDLAAISSLKRKGKKVAAYVEITSKKHEELASYLGRTADYLILLGKDWTVIPLENIIADLQKEDVKLIAAVSDYDEAKVALETLEYGTDGVLLCPRDISQIKKVSELIEKIDSESYQLKPATVTRVEPVGSGDRVCVDTCSMMTPGEGMLIGSYSKGMFLVHSESLESEYVASRPFRVNAGPVHAYVMTPGNRTRYLSEIETGDEVLTVDKDGNTKTTVVGRVKIEKRPLMLIEAEYDGIVLKTILQNAETIRLVGEDGKPISVADLKTGDKVMVYLDKNARHFGMAIDETIIEK
- a CDS encoding 2-amino-3,7-dideoxy-D-threo-hept-6-ulosonate synthase, whose amino-acid sequence is MIGKRIRIERILNRKTGRCVIVPMDHGVSVGPIPGIIDMTDTIDEVASGGANAVLMHKGMVGCGHRGYGRDIGLIIHLSASTSLGLDPDNKVLVTSVEKALKIGADAVSVHVNIGSEKEPEMLMKLGSISEICDNWGMPLIAMMYPRGQNITNEHDVEVVKLAARAGAELGADIIKTNYTGDPDTFKEVIDGCPVPVVIAGGPMVETDRELLEMVKNSVDVGGAGVAIGRNVFQARSPQKTTMAIAGIVHNNLDVDEALKILNG
- a CDS encoding class I SAM-dependent methyltransferase, which gives rise to MIKIVYDIKVYREVLRDIIQADDVVVELGCHVGNSTRIISKLNKDGKIFALDNSPEAVKPMESLEKENPNLEFTKADVRLHETLEAVAEKIREVGRCDLLSVDLGGGYHPDTVFKVFFIWSSTLKPKNTIIRNRGLLDFVHSSSTDEVIKSREGWLESSGNDGIPPRLKEFKLWSSKIN
- the acs gene encoding acetate--CoA ligase alpha subunit encodes the protein MRDMFNAKSVAVIGASETKGKIGYDIMKSLLNYYKGKIVPVNPKGGKIHGIPAYTSIKEHGPVDLAVITIPSHIIPATVEECGETGIKNIVVISAGFKEVDEEGARLENQLVEICKKYGIKLVGPNCLGIMNTYNDMNASFSSDIAHKGKISFMTQSGAIMAAILDYADKKNIGFSRIVSLGNKAVINENDCMKDFMEDKNTNVITAYLEGIVDGPGFIEASKKASKKKPVLVIKSGRTSKGSEAVSSHTGTIAGSDSAYEAAFSQCGIIRVNSLDELMDYSSALALSPLPKGNRIAILTNAGGPAIMTTDVAIKTGLELAQLTCETRQKLKDGLPETASVKNPVDVLGDASPERYAFALDTVLEDPNVDGVIYLVTPQSVTDAEGIANVAIEHAQKSEKPILCSFFGGTSFEGAEKLLAEKQIPNYLYPKRAVKSMKKLYDYSIIKDQEYPKAQEFNVDKVAVKNIIEDAKEKGMHTLGLESFDILKAYGIPTVGTAITTTVEDTVKAAEEIGYPLVMKIVSPQISHKSDVGGIKLNLTSAEEVRTAYEDMMENIPKKEPEANLEGVQLQQMLSGGMEVIIGMVQDPAFGPMLMFGLGGIYVEVLKDVKFAIAPVNEMDAEDMISGIKTHELLEGARGDSAKDIESILDIILRISQLVTDFPEINEFEINPLMVFDEGKGALAVDMRLMLKEGKSNDLLQPSERSMKLKSSH